The following proteins come from a genomic window of Gimesia chilikensis:
- a CDS encoding spermidine synthase produces MLCLRRRELLCEPGTIVTEVTLNHEFLMSSYLTASEKALSEIALQMHSGSSLRVLIGGLGLGYTSWTALESDRVSQCEVLEFLPQVINWLKQDMIPLSGKLNADNRLTITQSDIYQQLASPPDKRYDLILIDVDHSPDEKLDDGNGHFYTAEGLQRAKLHLEENGVLGIWSYAESPRFADALHEVFREVRIEPVTVFNNLINEQQTDWLFFARD; encoded by the coding sequence CGGCGTGAGTTGCTGTGCGAACCGGGAACGATCGTCACCGAAGTCACGCTCAACCATGAATTTCTGATGAGCAGTTACCTGACAGCTTCCGAGAAGGCCCTGTCGGAAATCGCGCTGCAGATGCACTCTGGATCCAGCCTGCGCGTACTGATTGGTGGCCTCGGGCTGGGGTATACTTCCTGGACAGCGCTGGAATCTGATCGCGTATCACAATGCGAGGTGCTGGAGTTTCTACCACAGGTGATCAACTGGCTGAAGCAAGATATGATTCCGCTGTCAGGCAAGCTGAACGCAGACAATCGTCTCACCATCACTCAGAGTGATATCTACCAGCAACTCGCCAGTCCGCCGGACAAGAGGTATGACCTGATTCTCATCGACGTGGATCATTCACCAGATGAGAAACTCGATGATGGGAATGGCCATTTTTATACAGCCGAAGGATTGCAGCGTGCAAAGCTCCACCTGGAAGAAAACGGGGTGCTCGGCATCTGGTCTTACGCAGAGAGTCCCCGGTTTGCCGACGCGTTGCACGAGGTGTTCCGCGAAGTTCGGATTGAGCCCGTGACCGTTTTCAACAATCTGATCAACGAACAGCAGACTGACTGGCTGTTTTTTGCTCGTGACTGA
- a CDS encoding class I SAM-dependent methyltransferase: protein MPLVEIEISIQTAVVPDAIIDFLSEAEARIRHYLENSPCTALGFVPSHFEKVYHALHAITDENLACGTSLCEWGSGFGVVASLASMLGFMAYGIEIEQDLVEASRRLADDFGLPVEFVQGSFIPAGAEALAQEAYVDNNSVFPWLINDAEEGYKKLQRGLNEFDIVFAYPWPGEDYLFKSLFEEYAAEGALLMTYDYPQTIRVLRKQSELAAGA, encoded by the coding sequence GTGCCTCTGGTGGAAATTGAAATCTCAATTCAGACTGCAGTCGTACCCGATGCGATCATTGATTTTCTTAGTGAAGCTGAAGCAAGGATCCGTCATTATCTTGAGAACAGTCCGTGCACTGCTTTGGGTTTTGTGCCAAGCCATTTCGAAAAAGTTTATCACGCCTTGCACGCAATCACGGACGAGAACCTTGCCTGCGGAACATCATTGTGCGAGTGGGGGAGCGGTTTCGGGGTGGTAGCGTCGTTAGCCTCGATGCTTGGATTTATGGCTTATGGCATTGAGATTGAACAGGATCTGGTTGAGGCATCCCGCAGACTGGCGGATGACTTTGGCCTGCCCGTGGAGTTCGTTCAAGGCAGCTTTATTCCGGCGGGCGCCGAAGCCCTTGCTCAGGAAGCCTATGTAGATAACAATTCCGTCTTTCCCTGGCTTATTAATGACGCGGAGGAGGGATACAAAAAACTCCAGCGTGGTCTCAATGAGTTTGACATTGTTTTTGCCTATCCCTGGCCCGGCGAGGATTATCTATTTAAGAGTTTGTTTGAGGAATATGCCGCCGAGGGGGCACTGTTGATGACGTATGACTACCCTCAAACAATACGCGTGCTCAGGAAGCAGAGTGAATTGGCAGCGGGGGCGTAA